A window of the Anthonomus grandis grandis chromosome 9, icAntGran1.3, whole genome shotgun sequence genome harbors these coding sequences:
- the LOC126740555 gene encoding transmembrane protein 248-like, which yields MVSSPVQNIGDFLKNRPPLVLFLFCLVALAVSTFYFAFEIEKDGPTIDSNKEHDWMKMLKHFNMLDYCVNSSSWTNEILVREEEEQFKTEVSVLTSVTVEDNNMLKPYSAVYGSLTLDGWYSTTCDDSTIQPKQVGIFFDVPLTNLVTNGSIDICVTIKGPAEFLPKLKEPLCKPAESTKITGAKAVKGYISSKLPRIVDPKFCKKEHVIKLSFDLTQPGIMNYLSDDIRIQIYMHLMWFSYFVVFIIFVILLYFLIKKSDYLDKKEQSERFL from the exons ATGGTCTCATCTCCGGTACAAAACATAGGTGACTTCCTAAAAAATCGTCCTCCCTtagttttgtttcttttttgctTGGTGGCTCTTGCGGtctcaactttttattttgcttttgaaattgaaaaagatGGGCCTACCATAGACAGTAATAAGGAACAT gacTGGATGAAAATGCTCAAACACTTTAACATGTTAGACTACTGTGTTAACTCCTCATCTTGGACAAATGAAATACTTGTCAGAGAAGAAGAGGAGCAGTTTAAGACTGAAGTATCAGTACTTACCTCTGTAACTGTTGAAGACAATAATATGTTAAAACCATACTCTGCAGTGTATGGATCCTTAACATTGGATG GGTGGTATTCTACAACTTGTGATGATTCTACCATTCAGCCAAAGCAAGTGGGAATCTTTTTTGATGTACCTTTAACAAATTTAGTTACGAATGGGTCCATAGATATTTGTGTTACTATTAAAGGTCCAGCTGAGTTTTTGCCAAAGTTAAAAGAGCCATTATGCAAACCAGCAGAATCCACTAAAATTACTGGAGCAAAG gCTGTTAAAGGATATATATCTTCAAAGTTACCCAGAATTGTTgatccaaaattttgtaaaaaagaacATGTCATTAAATTAAGCTTTGATCTAACACAACCTGGAATCATGAATTACTTAAGTGAT gatATCAGGATACAGATCTACATGCATTTGATGTGGtttagttattttgttgtattcaTCATTTTTGTGATTTTGTTGTACTTCCTCATCAAGAAATCAGATTATCTGGATAAAAAGGAACAAAGTGAAAGATTTCTTTAG
- the LOC126740309 gene encoding vacuolar protein sorting-associated protein 37B, producing MSIPILQADAKRGMEQLGSFSNEELDTILNNDEKIEEIISNIENSYLKEIEEEKDNIIAQNNSMAESNLSREPELVEGREKLNSQYEEITRLTKVVDEKAAELRQKGGDMSIETALALLRTAASEMEEDSDNCAKKFLDGEAELESFLDEFQIKRKLMHMRLVKADKLSKILQRGDPSLGQSVPNYINAPPMALNRDYFPGVPVSPPMGGVPYPVGPINMPLPGSANYFQNFGGL from the exons ATGTCCATTCCAATTCTGCAGGCGGATGCCAAAAGAGGTATGGAACAATTGGGCAGTTTTTCTAATGAAGAACTGGACACAATTTTGAACAATGatgaaaaaattgaagaaatcatTTCTAATATTGAAAAT TCTTATTTGAAAGAAATAGAAGAAGAAAAGGACAATATTATAGCACAAAATAATTCTATGGCAGAGTCCAATTTATCTAGAGAACCAGAATTAGTTGAAGGTCGAGAAAAGCTCAATTCTCAATATGAAGAGATTACAAGACTGACAAAAGTTGTTGATGAAAAGGCTGCAGAATTGA GACAAAAAGGTGGTGACATGTCAATAGAAACAGCCTTAGCATTACTTCGAACAGCTGCCAGTGAAATGGAAGAGGATTCAGATAACTGCGCTAAAAAGTTCTTGGATGGTGAAGCAGAATTAGAAAGTTTCTTAGATGAGTTCCAGATTAAAAGGAAATTGATGCACATGAGACTGGTTAAGGCAGACAAACTATCTAAAATCCTTCAAAGGGGAGATCCATCACTTGGACAATCAGTGCCTAATTATATAAATGCTCCTCCAATGGCCTTAAATAGAGACTATTTTCCTGGAGTGCCAGTATCTCCTCCCATGGGTGGAGTCCCATATCCTGTTGGACCAATTAATATGCCATTGCCTGGGTCTGCAAACTATTTTCAGAACTTTGGAGGattatag